The Arachis duranensis cultivar V14167 chromosome 2, aradu.V14167.gnm2.J7QH, whole genome shotgun sequence genome has a window encoding:
- the LOC127744938 gene encoding uncharacterized protein LOC127744938, producing MIPFQLVYGKACHLPFELEHKAFWALKLLNFDSNAVGEKRILQLQELEELRSQAYENAKIYKEKAKKWHDQKIATREFVEGQKVLLYNSRLKFFLGKLKSRWSEPFTILKVFPYGHVELIEDKTQRNFTVNGHRLKHYLGDSLEEQRVSYNLN from the coding sequence ATGATCCCATTTCAGttggtgtatggaaaggcatgtcacctACCCTTTGAGCTTgaacacaaagccttttgggcacTCAAGCTACTAAATTTTGATAGTAATGCTGTTGGGGAGAAAAGGAtcttgcaactgcaagaattagaAGAACTCAGATCACAAGCatatgaaaatgccaaaatttacaaggagaaagctaaGAAATGGCATGACCAAAAGATAGCAACAAGAGAGTTTGTGGAAGGTCAAAAGGTGCTGCTATACAATTCGAGGCTCAAGTTCTTCCTAGGAAAACTTAAGTCAAGATGGTCTGAACCCTTTACCATCCTCAAGGTGTTTCCCTATGGGCATGTAGAGCTTATAGAGGACAAGACACAAAGGAATTTTACTGTCAATGGCCACAGGCTAAAGCACTACTTGGGGGACTCTTTGGAAGAGCAGAGAGTGAGCTACAACCTCAACTAA